A genome region from Brassica oleracea var. oleracea cultivar TO1000 chromosome C2, BOL, whole genome shotgun sequence includes the following:
- the LOC106324383 gene encoding uncharacterized protein LOC106324383 — protein sequence MVLFVEVEYSWIPSACDRCGALGHKEKRCLLPPKPHDSATVTKEPQVTNEEIPVVNIVHLAQNSFSTLVENLEPCSGSLSTQQALETLEKSLITTPSEVSVVTPFTDLHEVHSTSCSEIDVTIPMLAAANVAPSNSPIMEAIPSQSIIVEDPSSSANEQQIDPTTPPTHNQQQFYRESEIPVTYGKGPGFDVVGEPSGYNLTRGGREIKPAQKFQGMEWTNVSGRGKRGRRGRGNHNQ from the exons ATGGTTCTTTTCG TGGAGGTGGAGTATTCTTGGATTCCAAGTGCTTGTGATAGATGTGGAGCACTTGGCCATAAAGAGAAAAGGTGTTTACTGCCTCCTAAGCCTCATGATTCTGCTACTGTTACTAAGGAACCTCAGGTTACCAACGAAGAGATTCCAGTGGTGAATATAGTTCATTTGGCACAGAACTCTTTCAGTACACTTGTGGAAAATTTGGAGCCATGTTCGGGCTCGCTCTCTACCCAACAAGCACTTGAGACTCTAGAAAAGTCTTTGATCACTACACCTTCTGAGGTTTCAGTTGTCACTCCTTTCACAGATTTGCATGAGGTACATTCTACTTCTTGCTCAGAGATTGATGTCACTATCCCTATGTTAGCAGCTGCAAATGTTGCTCCCTCTAATTCACCTATTATGGAAGCCATTCCATCACAATCTATCATTGTGGAAGACCCTAGCTCTTCTGCAAATGAGCAACAAATTGACCCTACCACTCCTCCCACCCACAATCAACAACAATTCTATAGAGAATCGGAGATTCCGGTTACTTATGGAAAAGGACCTGGTTTTGATGTGGTTGGAGAGCCTTCTGGTTATAACTTAACTAGAGGCGGAAGGGAAATAAAACCAGCACAAAAGTTTCAAGGTATGGAATGGACAAATGTTAGTGGAAGAGGTAAAAGAGGTCGTCGCGGCCGAGGGAACCATAACCAGTAG
- the LOC106327070 gene encoding xyloglucan glycosyltransferase 4-like translates to MAPNSVAVTMEKPDSFSLLEINGSDQSSLPDNKRKSISPKQFSWFILLKAHRVVSVLSWLFSSVRKRIAFSSKHINEEEDPKSRGKQMYRFIKACLVISIVALSIEIVAHYKKWNLDLMNRPSWEVRGLVEWSYMSWLSFRSDYIAPIVTTLSKFCTVLFLIQSLDRLVLCLGCFWIKFKKIEPKLKDDELDLEDASKFPMVLIQIPMCNEREVYEQSIGAASQLDWPKDRILIQVLDDSDDPNLQLLIEEEVSVWAEKGVNIIYRHRLIRTGYKAGNLKSAMTCDYVKDYEFVAIFDADFTPNPDFLKKTIPHFKRNLELGLVQARWSFVNKDENLLTRLQNINLCFHFEVEQQVSGVFLNFFGFNGTAGVWRIKALEESGGWLERTTVEDMDIAVRAHLNGWKFIYLNDVEVTCELPESYEAYKKQQHRWHSGPMQLFRLCLPSIIKSKISIGKKANLIFLFFLLRKLILPFYSLTLFCIILPLTMFIPEAELPLWIICYVPIFISLLNILPSPKSFPFLIPYLLFENTMSITKFNAMISGLFQLGSAYEWVVTKKTGRSSESDLLAFSEKEEKLHRRNSESGLELLSKLKEQEMKHAEQETEKESIGGLMRSNSKMKKRNMVFKKELGLAFLLLTAAARSFLSAHGLHFYFLLFQGLSFLVVGLDLIGEQIN, encoded by the exons ATGGCTCCAAACTCAGTGGCAGTGACAATGGAGAAGCCAGATAGCTTCTCTTTACTAGAGATCAACGGCTCAGATCAATCCTCACTCCCTGACAACAAACGAAAATCCATCAGCCCAAAACAATTCTCATGGTTCATCCTCCTCAAAGCTCACAGAGTCGTCTCTGTTCTCTCATGGCTCTTCTCTTCAGTCAGAAAGCGAATCGCTTTCTCCTCAAAACACATAAACGAAGAAGAAGACCCCAAAAGCAGAGGAAAACAAATGTACAGATTCATCAAAGCCTGTCTTGTTATCTCCATAGTTGCCTTGTCCATTGAAATCGTCGCGCATTACAAGAAATGGAATCTTGATCTCATGAACCGACCGTCTTGGGAGGTTCGTGGGCTTGTGGAGTGGTCTTACATGTCTTGGCTCTCGTTTCGATCTGATTACATCGCTCCCATTGTCACCACTCTCTCCAAGTTCTGCACTGTCCTCTTCTTGATCCAGTCTCTTGATCGGTTAGTCCTCTGTCTTGGCTGCTTCTGGATCAAGTTCAAAAAGATCGAACCTAAGCTCAAAGACGATGAACTCGACTTGGAAGACGCATCCAAATTCCCAATGGTTCTCATTCAGATCCCAATGTGCAATGAACGAGAG GTGTATGAACAATCTATTGGAGCAGCATCACAGCTTGACTGGCCAAAGGATAGGATCTTGATTCAAGTTCTTGACGACTCGGATGATCCAAATTTACAGCTTTTGATCGAGGAAGAAGTATCGGTTTGGGCCGAGAAAGGCGTGAACATAATCTACAGGCATAGACTGATCAGAACTGGTTACAAAGCTGGGAATCTAAAGTCAGCAATGACCTGTGATTACGTTAAAGATTACGAGTTCGTTGCCATTTTCGACGCAGATTTTACACCAAACCCTGATTTTCTCAAGAAGACTATTCCTCATTTCAAG CGTAATCTAGAGCTAGGATTAGTCCAAGCAAGGTGGTCCTTTGTGAACAAAGACGAGAATCTCCTAACGAGGCTACAAAACATAAACTTATGTTTCCACTTCGAAGTAGAACAGCAAGTGAGCGGAGTGTTTCTCAACTTCTTTGGTTTCAATGGAACCGCAGGAGTCTGGAGGATCAAGGCATTGGAAGAATCTGGCGGGTGGCTCGAGAGAACGACAGTAGAAGACATGGATATCGCGGTCAGAGCACATCTCAATGGTTGGAAGTTCATTTACCTCAATGATGTTGAAGTCACTTGTGAGTTGCCTGAGTCTTATGAAGCTTACAAGAAGCAGCAGCATCGTTGGCATTCTGGTCCTATGCAACTTTTCCGGTTATGCCTTCCTTCAATCATCAAATCAAAG ATATCAATAGGGAAGAAGGCGAATTTGATCTTCCTCTTCTTTCTTCTAAGGAAGCTTATTCTACCATTTTACTCACTCACACTCTTCTGCATCATACTTCCATTAACAATGTTCATACCTGAAGCCGAGCTTCCTTTGTGGATCATCTGCTACGTTCCTATTTTCATTTCACTTCTCAACATTCTTCCCTCACCTAAATCTTTCCCTTTCTTAATCCCTTACCTCCTTTTCGAAAACACAATGTCTATAACCAAGTTCAACGCCATGATCTCTGGGTTGTTCCAGCTTGGATCGGCTTACGAGTGGGTTGTGACCAAAAAGACAGGTAGATCATCTGAATCAGACTTGTTAGCGTTTTCTGAAAAGGAAGAGAAGTTGCATAGGAGAAACTCTGAGTCCGGTTTGGAGCTTTTAAGCAAACTCAAGGAGCAAGAGATGAAACATGCGGAACAAGAAACCGAGAAGGAGAGCATTGGAGGGCTGATGAGGTCGAATAGCAAGATGAAGAAGAGGAACATGGTGTTCAAGAAAGAGCTAGGGCTTGCGTTCTTGCTTCTAACCGCAGCTGCAAGGAGCTTTCTATCAGCGCACGGTCTTCACTTCTACTTCTTGTTGTTTCAGGGGCTGTCTTTCTTAGTTGTAGGGTTGGATTTGATCGGAGAACAGATCAACTAG